A window from Ignavibacteriota bacterium encodes these proteins:
- a CDS encoding phosphoglycerate kinase: MEKLFIEDLDLKSKKVLVRVDFNVPLNENLEITDDIRITSALPTIEKIVKDGGKAILMSHLGRPKGGPNPKYSLKPTAVRLGELIGKEVKLAPDCVGEEVKKMVDDMKEGDVLILENVRFHAEEEKNVPEFAKQLADLGEVYINDAFGSAHRAHASTEGITKYISQNASGYLMKKELDYLGSAVENPKRPFTAILGGAKISGKIDVIQQLMSKVDNLIVGGGMGYTFYKSQGLEIGTSLLEADKVDLAKEILEKAKTSGVNFMLPVDVVVAPEFDNCSLSDVVPVNEMPADKMGLDIGPKTIEKFKEIILVSKTVVWNGPMGVFEFDNFAKGTNAIAEALVEATEKGAITIIGGGDSAAAIKKAGLDEKVSHVSTGGGASLEYLEGKALPGVEALTNK, encoded by the coding sequence ATGGAAAAATTATTTATCGAAGATTTAGACCTTAAAAGTAAAAAAGTTTTAGTTCGTGTTGATTTTAATGTACCGTTAAACGAAAATTTAGAAATTACTGATGATATCAGAATTACATCTGCACTTCCAACAATTGAAAAAATTGTTAAAGATGGCGGAAAAGCAATATTGATGAGCCACTTGGGAAGACCAAAAGGGGGACCAAATCCAAAATATAGTTTAAAACCAACAGCAGTTCGTTTGGGTGAATTGATAGGAAAAGAAGTAAAATTAGCTCCCGATTGTGTTGGTGAAGAAGTGAAAAAAATGGTTGATGATATGAAAGAAGGCGATGTTTTAATATTAGAGAATGTCAGATTTCATGCGGAAGAAGAAAAAAATGTTCCGGAATTTGCAAAGCAATTAGCAGATTTAGGAGAAGTCTACATTAATGATGCATTTGGTTCTGCTCACCGTGCACATGCTTCTACAGAAGGAATAACAAAATATATTTCGCAAAATGCATCTGGTTATTTGATGAAAAAAGAATTGGATTATTTGGGAAGCGCAGTTGAAAATCCTAAACGACCGTTTACAGCAATTTTAGGCGGTGCAAAAATTTCCGGCAAGATTGATGTAATTCAACAATTAATGAGCAAAGTTGATAACTTGATTGTCGGCGGCGGAATGGGCTACACATTTTATAAATCGCAAGGTTTGGAAATTGGAACATCACTTTTAGAAGCTGATAAAGTTGATCTCGCAAAAGAAATTCTTGAAAAAGCAAAAACTTCAGGAGTAAATTTTATGCTTCCGGTTGATGTAGTTGTTGCTCCGGAATTTGATAATTGCTCACTTTCTGATGTAGTTCCGGTTAATGAAATGCCGGCAGATAAAATGGGATTGGATATTGGACCAAAAACAATTGAGAAATTTAAAGAAATAATTTTGGTAAGTAAAACAGTTGTTTGGAACGGACCAATGGGAGTTTTTGAATTTGATAATTTTGCAAAAGGGACAAACGCAATTGCCGAAGCTTTAGTTGAAGCTACAGAAAAAGGTGCAATTACAATAATTGGCGGCGGAGATTCTGCAGCAGCAATTAAAAAAGCCGGATTGGATGAAAAAGTTTCTCACGTTTCTACCGGCGGCGGTGCTTCTTTAGAATATTTAGAAGGTAAAGCTTTACCTGGAGTTGAAGCTCTTACCAATAAATAA
- a CDS encoding RecQ family ATP-dependent DNA helicase, giving the protein MLLKKLHEFFGFENFRPGQEQIIKDILDKKNVLVIMPTGAGKSICYQLPSIISETYSIIISPLISLMQDQVNSLNQKQKIAAFINSSLDFSESEKVLNELQNSKIKLLFVSPEKLNNINFVQRIKNLKPEFLFIDEAHCISEWGHNFRPSYRNIKNFTQAIEVKNISAFTATATPEVRKDIIEQLQFENPSVHITGFERENISLNVLFDKNKKEKIAEILRGNKTTAIIYSSTRKHAEQLSQFLNLQKITNEFYHAGLTNELRRIIQDNFINGRTNIIVATNAFGMGIDKKNIGLVIHYNIPSSIENLYQEFGRAGRDGSESKAILFYSNRDKEIQEFFIQISNPNVEQIKKCYDAILDFYKIAVNSKTEKLLEISNDLIKLIESKEIHKGLIPSIISILEESNYLKLHSQNSLCHFIQIKLSQNDLKKYLKGMFNSELQDFVIQLIKIFGNSIFNSKVEINFDFLYQNFGYSKRTINEFLFTLNNIGIIEYDKPAFVQKISMLTERVASKNLKLNKAEINKKIQLAENKLDQVLEYVNTDDCRFKFILEYFGEETKNYKCGKCDNCSNKNKNINNNEFINEIIIRTFKEFKGSLTENRLIGILKGSSNSNIARKISTFENCKHYSIQEIESSIQFLLKKNILKEINDELVFNPLEELFFVEENEFENVEVQDNHYEINLELYNKLREERDLAAKKFNQNPQIICSDKILREIVKDKPQSSSAILQISGFNQRMFNKIGPEFLSIIKEHTTIENENSIAKKLPKHISQTYDLILKKYSLYDISKLLKLPESIVSIQVETIISYYPNLDFSSLISKEEFDLVKANIMDFNEDLKSIKSRIETNVSYSKIRIVKAILKANSSSV; this is encoded by the coding sequence ATGCTGCTAAAAAAATTACACGAATTTTTCGGATTTGAAAATTTTCGTCCGGGACAAGAACAAATAATTAAAGACATTTTAGATAAAAAAAATGTTTTAGTAATTATGCCAACCGGAGCGGGAAAATCAATTTGTTACCAATTGCCATCAATCATTTCCGAAACTTATTCAATAATAATTTCCCCGCTAATTTCTTTGATGCAAGATCAAGTAAATTCCTTGAATCAAAAACAAAAAATTGCAGCATTCATTAACAGCAGTTTAGACTTCTCAGAGTCAGAAAAAGTTCTAAATGAATTGCAAAATAGTAAAATAAAATTGCTGTTTGTTTCTCCCGAAAAACTTAACAACATAAATTTTGTTCAACGAATTAAAAATTTAAAACCGGAATTTTTATTTATTGATGAAGCACATTGTATTAGCGAATGGGGACATAATTTTAGACCGAGTTACAGAAATATTAAAAATTTTACTCAAGCAATTGAAGTGAAAAATATTTCTGCATTTACTGCAACCGCAACTCCCGAAGTAAGAAAAGATATAATTGAGCAATTGCAGTTTGAAAATCCTTCAGTTCATATAACCGGATTTGAGCGAGAAAATATTTCACTAAATGTTTTGTTCGATAAAAATAAAAAAGAGAAAATTGCGGAAATTTTAAGGGGAAATAAAACTACTGCAATAATTTATTCTTCTACAAGAAAACATGCGGAACAACTTTCTCAATTTTTAAATTTGCAAAAAATTACAAACGAATTTTATCATGCTGGATTAACAAATGAATTAAGGAGAATTATTCAAGATAATTTTATAAATGGAAGAACTAATATTATTGTTGCCACAAATGCTTTCGGAATGGGAATTGATAAAAAAAATATTGGATTGGTAATTCATTATAATATTCCAAGTTCAATAGAAAATTTATATCAAGAATTCGGAAGAGCTGGTAGAGACGGCTCTGAATCGAAAGCAATTTTATTTTATTCAAACCGAGATAAAGAAATTCAAGAATTTTTTATTCAAATTAGTAATCCAAATGTTGAGCAAATTAAAAAATGTTATGATGCGATTTTAGATTTTTATAAAATTGCTGTAAATAGTAAAACTGAAAAACTTTTAGAAATTTCAAATGATTTAATAAAATTAATTGAATCCAAAGAAATTCATAAAGGATTGATTCCTTCAATAATTTCAATTTTGGAAGAGAGTAATTATCTAAAACTTCATTCGCAAAATTCACTCTGTCATTTTATTCAAATAAAATTATCTCAAAATGATTTAAAGAAATATTTAAAAGGAATGTTTAATTCCGAATTGCAAGATTTTGTAATTCAATTAATTAAAATTTTCGGAAATTCAATTTTCAATTCTAAAGTAGAAATTAATTTTGATTTTCTTTATCAAAATTTTGGATACAGTAAAAGGACAATTAACGAATTTTTATTTACGTTAAATAATATTGGAATTATTGAATACGATAAACCAGCGTTTGTTCAAAAAATTTCTATGTTAACTGAAAGAGTTGCGAGCAAAAATCTTAAATTGAACAAAGCAGAGATTAATAAAAAAATTCAATTAGCTGAAAATAAACTTGACCAAGTTTTAGAATATGTAAATACCGATGATTGCCGTTTTAAATTTATTTTGGAATATTTTGGTGAAGAAACTAAAAATTACAAATGCGGTAAATGTGATAATTGTTCGAACAAAAATAAAAATATTAATAACAATGAATTCATCAACGAAATTATTATTAGAACTTTTAAAGAATTTAAAGGAAGTTTAACCGAAAATAGATTGATTGGAATATTAAAAGGAAGTTCAAATTCAAATATCGCAAGAAAAATTTCAACATTTGAAAATTGCAAACATTATTCAATTCAAGAAATTGAATCATCAATTCAATTTTTATTGAAGAAAAATATTTTGAAAGAAATAAATGATGAATTGGTTTTTAATCCCTTGGAAGAATTATTTTTTGTTGAAGAAAATGAATTTGAAAATGTAGAAGTTCAGGATAATCATTATGAAATTAATCTTGAATTATATAATAAATTACGCGAAGAAAGAGATTTAGCAGCAAAAAAATTTAATCAAAATCCGCAAATAATTTGCTCTGATAAAATTCTGAGAGAAATTGTAAAAGATAAACCTCAATCTTCATCGGCAATTTTGCAGATTAGCGGATTCAACCAAAGAATGTTTAATAAAATTGGTCCAGAATTTTTATCAATTATTAAAGAACATACAACTATTGAAAATGAAAATTCGATTGCCAAAAAATTACCAAAACATATTTCGCAAACTTATGATTTGATACTGAAAAAATATTCACTTTATGATATTTCAAAACTGCTTAAACTGCCGGAATCTATTGTATCAATTCAAGTTGAAACAATAATTAGTTATTATCCAAATTTGGATTTTTCCTCATTAATCTCGAAAGAAGAATTTGATTTAGTAAAAGCAAATATTATGGATTTTAACGAAGATTTGAAATCAATAAAAAGTAGAATTGAAACAAATGTTAGTTACTCAAAAATTAGAATTGTAAAAGCAATTCTTAAAGCTAATTCTTCTTCTGTTTAG
- a CDS encoding rhomboid family intramembrane serine protease: MAYNDYRPRGFGGFSFFPPVIKNILIINGIVFFISIIAQNIVIGGVLLDNLITKYFALIPFSNTYWNFMPWQLITYQFLHGGFSHIFFNMLMLWMFGMEIENIMGSKKFLIFYLLAGVGGGILQLLLGTGSAPIIGASGAVYGVMVAFAMYFPDRLIYIYFLIPVKAKYLIVFMMVIEFLSVGDASFVAHLAHLGGAIIGFLFVIMDRKNNYNFDRIFESFKSKTDYSDNFSFKKKKSPFSFGKKEAEEAEYYEINSANKNEEKISQETIDKILDKISQSGYQNLTEKEKKILFEASKKN, translated from the coding sequence ATGGCTTATAATGATTATCGACCAAGAGGATTTGGCGGATTTAGTTTTTTTCCTCCGGTTATAAAAAATATTTTAATTATAAATGGAATTGTTTTTTTTATTTCAATTATTGCACAAAATATTGTAATTGGCGGAGTTTTACTTGATAATTTAATCACAAAATATTTTGCATTAATTCCATTCAGTAATACATATTGGAATTTTATGCCTTGGCAATTAATTACATATCAGTTTTTGCATGGCGGATTTTCTCACATATTTTTTAATATGTTGATGTTGTGGATGTTTGGTATGGAAATCGAAAATATTATGGGCTCGAAGAAATTTTTAATTTTCTATTTGCTTGCCGGAGTTGGAGGAGGAATTCTGCAATTATTATTGGGAACCGGTTCGGCTCCAATAATTGGTGCATCCGGAGCTGTTTATGGAGTTATGGTTGCGTTTGCAATGTATTTTCCGGATAGGTTAATTTATATATATTTTCTTATTCCCGTTAAAGCAAAATATTTAATTGTTTTCATGATGGTTATTGAATTTCTTTCCGTTGGTGATGCAAGTTTTGTTGCACATTTAGCTCATTTAGGCGGAGCAATTATCGGATTTTTATTTGTAATTATGGATAGAAAAAACAATTATAATTTTGATAGAATTTTCGAAAGTTTCAAAAGTAAAACAGATTATTCTGATAATTTTTCATTTAAGAAGAAAAAATCACCGTTTAGTTTTGGTAAAAAAGAAGCAGAAGAAGCTGAGTATTATGAAATAAATTCGGCAAATAAAAACGAAGAAAAAATTTCACAAGAAACAATTGATAAAATTTTAGATAAAATTAGTCAAAGTGGTTATCAAAATTTAACAGAAAAAGAAAAGAAAATTCTTTTTGAAGCAAGCAAGAAAAATTAA
- a CDS encoding GIY-YIG nuclease family protein yields the protein MIEHFYVYILTNKNKTVLYTGITNNLQRRLFEHKNNFVDGFTKKYNIHYLIYFEIFKDSLNAIKREKQIKAGSRKKKIELIESINPNWEDLSERFNIF from the coding sequence ATGATAGAACATTTTTATGTTTATATACTAACTAATAAAAACAAAACTGTATTATATACGGGTATTACAAATAATTTACAAAGAAGATTATTCGAACACAAAAATAATTTTGTAGATGGCTTTACAAAAAAATATAATATCCATTATTTAATCTATTTTGAAATTTTTAAAGATTCACTGAACGCTATTAAACGAGAAAAACAAATCAAAGCTGGCTCAAGAAAAAAGAAAATTGAATTGATTGAATCAATAAATCCCAATTGGGAAGACCTCTCTGAAAGGTTTAATATTTTTTAA